In Primulina eburnea isolate SZY01 chromosome 3, ASM2296580v1, whole genome shotgun sequence, one DNA window encodes the following:
- the LOC140825709 gene encoding uncharacterized protein, whose product MADQEEEDLKMALRLSMQQNESPEPKRSKPMENTPVGSEAVPSEESPEVKNRRLQRELMAAAAEKRMAAAKNAAEKQMATSAVKNVGKVKDVEIRGLEAEKKGKGINLEKAEVKSESLGALLSGDEANKLFSMIFGNRVSRDVLAQWSNQGIRFSPDPETSMGLVQHEGGPCGVLAAVQAFVLKYLLFSPEESGNFPNLHAVMAARSVTHNDSAADIFHHLTEENRSRALVRSMSEILFLCGSNERVVIASLDILDGDTVESIDGSKDEVLAKALEGLSFESGSDLLKVLRINTCTSQLSAFQKLEAMLPIFRSRMGAMLFLIAALLSRGLDNVQEDRDDPGQPLVTAPFGHASQEIVNLLLSGSAVANVFDGKMDLGSGMFVKGISTTVEVGFLTLLESLNFCKVGQYLKCPKWPIWVIGSESHYTVLFALDPKVQEENEFERRETQIRRAFDAQDQSGGGGFISVEGFHHVTEETCINLPPDKVEHLCSTGFIVWSEFWLSLLDLDKSLGGVKDATGLMGKKVFDLYHFNGIAKSIGNGSLASLGSENPIQRPRLTKLSVSVPPRWTPEEFLADVQVSTESVKNEPGGKEISIEVSKPQPAQHAPLVDCIRTRWRRAVCNWDGDAPSIV is encoded by the exons ATGGCGGATCAAGAGGAGGAGGATTTGAAGATGGCATTGAGACTGAGCATGCAACAGAACGAGTCACCGGAGCCAAAGAGGAGCAAGCCGATGGAAAATACACCTGTTGGTAGCGAGGCGGTTCCTTCGGAGGAATCGCCTGAGGTAAAGAATCGAAGGTTGCAGCGGGAATTGATGGCTGCTGCTGCGGAGAAGCGGATGGCAGCAGCTAAGAATGCTGCGGAGAAGCAGATGGCGACGAGTGCTGTGAAGAATGTGGGGAAGGTGAAGGATGTGGAAATTAGGGGTTTAGAAGCTGAGAAGAAAGGCAAGGGTATCAACTTGGAGAAAGCCGAGGTGAAAAGTGAAAGTCTTGGGGCTTTGTTATCGGGAGATGAGGCTAATAAGCTCTTCTCGATGATTTTTGGGAACAGAGTTAGTAGAGATGTGCTTGCGCAGTGGAGCAATCAGGGAATTAG GTTTAGTCCTGATCCAGAAACATCTATGGGATTAGTGCAGCATGAGGGTGGGCCATGTGGCGTGTTAGCAGCTGTACAA GCTTTTGTACTCAAATATCTCCTATTTTCTCCTGAGGAATCAGGTAATTTTCCGAACTTGCACGCGGTTATGGCCGCGAGAAGTGTTACACATAATGACTCCGCAGCAGATATTTTTCATCATCTCACAGAGGAAAACAGATCAAG AGCTTTGGTGAGGAGTATGAGTGAGATACTCTTTCTGTGTGGAAGTAATGAAAGAGTGGTGATAGCATCTCTGGATATTCTTGATGGTGATACTGTTGAGTCCATCGATGGGTCTAAGGATGAG GTATTGGCAAAAGCACTTGAAGGTCTTTCTTTTGAATCTGGTTCTGATTTGCTGAAGGTTTTGAGAATCAACACCTGCACTTCACAGTTGAGTGCATTTCAAAAACTTGAAGCAATGCTTCCTATTTTTCGAAGTCGTATGGGAGCAATGCTCTTTTTAATAGCTGCCTTGCTCTCCAGAGGACTG GACAATGTTCAAGAAGACAGGGATGACCCCGGTCAACCGTTAGTCACTGCCCCATTTGGGCATGCATCTCAG GAAATCGTCAACCTTTTACTTTCTGGAAGTGCCGTCGCTAATGTGTTTGATGGGAAGATGGACTTAGGCAGTGGCATGTTTGTAAAAGGTATCTCAACAACTGTGGAAGTCGGGTTCCTCACCCTGCTAGAGTCCCTTAATTTTTGCAAGGTTGGCCAGTATCTGAAATGCCCTAAGTGGCCGATATGGGTTATTGGAAGTGAATCCCACTACACAGTCTTGTTTGCTCTAGACCCGAAAGTCCAGGAGGAGAATGAATTTGAGCGTAGGGAAACACAGATTCGGAGGGCTTTTGATGCCCAAGATCAGAGTGGAGGTGGTGGGTTCATTAGTGTTGAAGGCTTCCATCATGTCACTGAGGAAACCTGCATTAATCTTCCACCCGATAAGGTTGAGCATCTCTGCAGCACTGGTTTCATCGTATGGAGCGAATTCTGGCTGTCACTTCTGGACTTAGACAAGAGTTTAGGGGGGGTCAAGGATGCAACTGGTTTGATGGGTAAGAAAGTCTTTGATCTCTACCATTTTAATGGGATTGCAAAATCAATTGGTAATGGTTCCCTAGCGTCACTTGGAAGTGAGAATCCTATTCAAAGACCAAGATTAACAAAATTGAGCGTCTCAGTTCCTCCGAGGTGGACACCAGAGGAATTCTTGGCGGATGTGCAAGTGTCCACTGAATCGGTGAAAAATGAACCCGGTGGGAAGGAGATCTCAATTGAAGTATCCAAGCCTCAACCTGCTCAACATGCTCCCTTGGTGGATTGCATCAGAACACGTTGGAGACGTGCTGTTTGCAACTGGGACGGTGATGCACCTAGTATCGTATGA